The following proteins are encoded in a genomic region of Pirellulales bacterium:
- a CDS encoding sialate O-acetylesterase produces the protein MPIFVNHAFARRLSIAALVIVSVRMAGDTTSAADPVRLEVRHPLPHQVVQREGFDPHRAHDHQPGGPALGFALVPVEIDLAAAAADLPDNATIDYRVVTLPDEKGEATSWSVVAGQRQGKLWTAVVRVAAGGWYRIEVRARHGEQVVAVAAVEPVGVGEVFIIAGQSYAVGANDELTKVDDPQRRVVAYDAINKKWQVANDPQPNAGDGGTIWPSCGNFLLPLARVPIGFVNVAVGGTSTRQWLPGEELYQRLNAAGKTIGRFRAVLWQQGESDVIEHRSTEYYVDNLVKIRTALAKAWGFEPPWLLAKSTLHPTVYDDPVGEERIRLAIDQLGTMPGFRPGPDTDILAGENRGGLGTRRHFSGIGQRNAGLMWFATVWQELNRTP, from the coding sequence GTGCCTATTTTTGTGAACCATGCTTTCGCCCGTCGCCTGTCTATCGCAGCGCTCGTCATTGTCAGTGTCCGGATGGCCGGGGACACGACGTCAGCTGCTGATCCTGTGCGTCTCGAAGTGCGCCATCCGTTGCCGCACCAGGTTGTGCAACGCGAAGGGTTCGATCCGCACCGCGCGCACGATCATCAACCGGGCGGACCGGCACTGGGATTTGCGCTCGTGCCGGTAGAAATCGATCTGGCCGCGGCGGCCGCTGACCTGCCTGATAATGCAACAATCGACTATCGAGTCGTCACGCTGCCGGATGAAAAAGGCGAGGCGACATCATGGAGCGTCGTCGCCGGGCAGCGGCAGGGCAAACTTTGGACCGCGGTGGTGCGTGTCGCCGCCGGCGGATGGTATCGCATCGAGGTTCGCGCGCGGCACGGCGAGCAGGTCGTGGCCGTGGCCGCGGTTGAGCCGGTCGGCGTCGGCGAGGTGTTTATCATCGCCGGGCAATCGTATGCCGTTGGTGCGAACGATGAGCTGACCAAGGTCGACGATCCGCAACGACGCGTCGTGGCCTACGACGCGATCAACAAGAAATGGCAAGTCGCCAACGACCCGCAACCAAACGCCGGCGACGGCGGCACGATCTGGCCCAGTTGCGGAAACTTCTTATTGCCACTCGCGCGCGTACCGATCGGGTTCGTTAACGTGGCCGTTGGGGGCACCTCGACGCGGCAGTGGCTGCCCGGCGAAGAGTTGTACCAGCGGCTGAACGCGGCCGGCAAAACGATCGGTCGCTTCCGCGCTGTCTTGTGGCAGCAAGGCGAATCGGACGTAATCGAGCATCGCTCGACCGAGTACTACGTCGACAACCTGGTGAAGATCCGCACGGCGCTCGCGAAAGCATGGGGCTTCGAGCCGCCGTGGCTCCTGGCCAAATCGACGCTGCACCCAACAGTCTACGACGATCCGGTCGGCGAAGAACGCATCCGCTTGGCCATCGACCAACTCGGCACGATGCCCGGCTTTCGCCCGGGACCTGATACCGACATCCTGGCGGGCGAAAACCGTGGCGGACTGGGAACGCGACGACACTTCTCCGGCATCGGCCAGCGCAACGCCGGCCTGATGTGGTTCGCCACCGTCTGGCAAGAGCTGAATCGCACGCCGTGA
- a CDS encoding helix-turn-helix transcriptional regulator, protein MDKSIFTPEQQKLQELLRQVRLGAGLRQQDLAEKLAQPQSFVSKYEAGERRLDLLEVRAICAAVGISLREFVDRLEAAIP, encoded by the coding sequence ATGGATAAGAGCATCTTCACGCCCGAACAGCAAAAGCTCCAAGAGCTTCTCCGTCAGGTTCGATTGGGCGCGGGACTGCGTCAGCAGGACCTGGCCGAAAAACTCGCCCAACCCCAATCGTTCGTCAGCAAGTACGAGGCGGGCGAGAGACGTCTCGATTTGCTCGAGGTCCGTGCCATTTGCGCGGCGGTGGGTATCTCGTTGCGCGAGTTCGTTGATCGGTTGGAGGCCGCGATTCCATGA
- a CDS encoding Dam family site-specific DNA-(adenine-N6)-methyltransferase, which translates to MNRISATLPDLTSKKVRTMQLRLFEGGEARTQRVAPFKRQLLKWIGSKQRLADEIISYFPSEFGTYVEPFLGSAGVLATLAPQHAVGSDIFEPLIEIWQTLRDDPEKLKRWYAKRRSRLMSGDKVTEYERIKASYNKRPNGADLLFLCRSCYGGVVRFRKADGFMSTPCGVHTPIEADTFAARVDEWRKRTAGAIFRAQNYVEAMQAANKGDLVYCDPPYKDAQKILYGAQAFDLKQLFEVIADCKHRGVFVALSIDGTKRSGDFICDLPVPKGLFEREVFVSCGRSMLRRFQMGGKTLESEVVEDRLLLTY; encoded by the coding sequence ATGAATAGAATTTCGGCGACTCTGCCCGATCTGACGTCGAAGAAGGTCCGGACGATGCAACTCCGTCTGTTTGAAGGGGGCGAAGCTCGAACGCAGCGGGTGGCGCCGTTCAAAAGGCAACTGCTCAAGTGGATCGGCAGCAAGCAGCGGCTGGCGGATGAAATCATTTCCTACTTTCCGTCCGAGTTCGGCACATACGTCGAACCCTTTCTCGGAAGCGCCGGCGTACTCGCCACGCTGGCTCCCCAACATGCCGTCGGTTCGGATATTTTTGAACCGCTCATCGAGATCTGGCAAACGCTGCGCGATGACCCGGAAAAGCTCAAACGTTGGTATGCCAAGCGCCGCAGTCGGTTGATGTCCGGTGACAAGGTCACGGAGTACGAAAGGATCAAGGCGTCGTACAACAAGCGACCCAACGGGGCCGATCTGCTTTTCTTGTGCAGGTCATGTTACGGCGGGGTCGTTCGATTCCGCAAAGCCGACGGCTTCATGTCGACCCCCTGTGGTGTCCATACACCCATCGAGGCCGATACGTTTGCGGCGCGAGTCGATGAATGGCGGAAACGCACGGCAGGCGCCATTTTTCGCGCACAAAATTACGTGGAAGCGATGCAGGCTGCCAACAAGGGTGACCTCGTCTATTGCGATCCACCATACAAGGATGCCCAAAAGATTCTTTACGGGGCGCAGGCGTTCGATCTCAAGCAGCTTTTCGAAGTGATCGCCGATTGCAAGCATCGTGGAGTATTCGTGGCCTTGAGCATTGATGGTACGAAGCGATCCGGTGATTTTATTTGCGATCTGCCGGTTCCTAAGGGACTATTCGAACGAGAGGTTTTCGTTAGTTGCGGCCGCTCGATGTTGCGGCGGTTTCAGATGGGTGGAAAGACGCTGGAAAGCGAAGTTGTCGAGGATCGGCTGCTACTCACCTATTGA
- a CDS encoding M48 family metallopeptidase → MSHETIPTNTPPTDQAVDAVTPDEVERDEMSPDQLAEARQYGRWQLALDLADSGLDVLYLGLFAFFAAVPIDAWLAERIGSAPLRLMALYGIMIGLHECVSFPLACFSGYSIEHRFGLSRQSFGQWLARHAKRFSLAVGFGAVMVIALYSLFWFVGTWWWAAAAIGFFLVSVVLGQLAPVLILPLFYKIEKLDNSELAGRFAPLAEESGLAIEGVYRMILSDETAKANAMLAGLGRTRRVLLGDTLLDGFSLDEIQVVFAHEIGHHVYRHIPKLMALGFVYGSLGFWFCDRMLALWIGTSVYDPRQLPVYALPMLMFALSIFSLVLGPLQNVTSRRFERQCDRFALRRTGLRDAYISAFRKLAKLNKDDPDPPRLAVTLFHSHPPIAERIAIATE, encoded by the coding sequence ATGTCGCACGAAACAATTCCGACGAATACGCCCCCCACAGATCAAGCCGTTGACGCCGTGACACCCGACGAGGTGGAGCGTGACGAAATGTCCCCCGACCAACTGGCCGAGGCCCGGCAATACGGCCGCTGGCAACTGGCGCTCGACCTGGCGGATTCCGGGCTCGACGTCCTGTACCTGGGCTTATTCGCTTTCTTCGCCGCCGTGCCGATCGACGCCTGGCTGGCCGAACGCATCGGTTCGGCACCGCTACGACTCATGGCCCTGTACGGCATCATGATCGGATTGCATGAGTGCGTGTCGTTTCCGCTGGCCTGCTTCTCAGGCTACTCGATCGAGCACCGCTTCGGCCTCAGCCGGCAATCATTCGGCCAATGGCTGGCGCGGCATGCCAAGCGTTTCTCGCTGGCCGTTGGCTTCGGCGCCGTGATGGTGATTGCGCTCTATTCGCTGTTCTGGTTCGTGGGCACGTGGTGGTGGGCGGCCGCGGCGATTGGCTTCTTCCTGGTGAGCGTGGTGCTCGGTCAGTTAGCGCCGGTCCTGATCTTGCCGCTGTTTTACAAGATCGAGAAGCTCGACAATTCCGAGCTGGCCGGACGCTTTGCTCCGCTGGCTGAGGAATCGGGGCTGGCGATCGAAGGGGTCTACCGCATGATCCTCAGCGATGAAACCGCCAAGGCCAACGCCATGCTGGCCGGCCTCGGTCGCACGCGGCGCGTGCTGTTGGGGGACACGCTGCTGGACGGTTTCTCGCTCGACGAGATCCAAGTCGTCTTCGCCCATGAGATTGGCCATCATGTTTATCGCCACATTCCGAAACTCATGGCGCTCGGTTTTGTCTACGGCTCGCTCGGCTTTTGGTTTTGCGATCGGATGCTCGCACTGTGGATCGGCACGAGCGTCTACGATCCGCGGCAACTGCCCGTTTATGCCCTGCCGATGCTGATGTTCGCGTTGAGCATTTTCTCGTTGGTACTGGGACCGCTGCAAAACGTGACCAGCCGGCGCTTCGAGCGGCAGTGCGATCGTTTCGCTTTACGGCGCACTGGCCTGCGTGACGCGTACATCTCGGCGTTTCGCAAGCTGGCGAAATTGAACAAGGACGACCCCGATCCGCCCCGCCTGGCGGTGACTCTCTTCCACAGTCATCCGCCGATCGCCGAACGAATCGCGATCGCCACGGAGTGA
- a CDS encoding PEP-CTERM sorting domain-containing protein, whose protein sequence is MFPSLSASIRVGSRLVIAATIVLLPARSVLAVKLVVMGVTNHAYNSAIPAGEQVVTFGIQVRASDLYGAGTNPVLAVQNLTFAGNGIVPINVVPATPNKVDVQDVQTSIVDASIGNQSGPDVVPAVQSDLSVRQQQSLYADSWWYNSGGGLLQGVNDAGGDVGPLTNPAWQLGPISYVGSSGFTWSPDGTPGVQAGATALAALNSPGGSNATTGQYMIYSGIYGPNGSNSLTHSTLASQFVNGLLTVPIAQIATTGDIFIPGTYSNAAGALAGAPGSGTFIGIIGVGGSNGPIGNGTYNMYGGDPNINTGFFYSFTGSGQVPIPEPGTIVLAGIAAVGFCLRRKRRAPRSS, encoded by the coding sequence ATGTTTCCTTCGTTATCCGCGAGCATTCGTGTTGGAAGTCGCCTGGTGATTGCAGCGACGATCGTGCTACTGCCAGCCCGCTCGGTGCTGGCAGTCAAGTTGGTAGTCATGGGTGTTACAAATCACGCCTACAATAGCGCCATTCCTGCTGGTGAGCAGGTGGTCACATTCGGCATTCAAGTGCGAGCCTCTGACCTGTACGGCGCAGGTACGAATCCCGTTCTCGCGGTGCAGAACCTGACGTTCGCGGGGAATGGCATCGTGCCGATCAATGTCGTTCCCGCAACTCCGAATAAGGTTGACGTGCAAGATGTGCAAACAAGCATCGTCGACGCATCGATCGGAAATCAATCGGGCCCGGATGTCGTTCCGGCCGTGCAAAGCGATCTGTCCGTTCGCCAACAACAATCCCTTTACGCGGATAGCTGGTGGTACAACAGCGGCGGCGGTCTCTTGCAAGGTGTGAACGACGCTGGGGGAGATGTCGGCCCACTGACCAATCCAGCCTGGCAGCTTGGCCCCATTTCTTACGTCGGTAGCAGCGGGTTCACGTGGTCCCCCGACGGCACGCCCGGCGTGCAAGCCGGCGCCACGGCGCTCGCGGCCCTCAACTCGCCCGGCGGTTCGAACGCCACCACGGGGCAGTACATGATCTATTCCGGTATCTACGGGCCCAACGGCAGCAATTCACTGACACACTCCACACTGGCTAGTCAATTCGTGAACGGCCTCCTCACCGTGCCGATCGCCCAAATCGCAACGACGGGAGATATTTTTATTCCGGGAACGTATTCCAATGCCGCCGGAGCGCTCGCGGGTGCTCCTGGATCCGGAACCTTCATCGGCATCATCGGCGTGGGAGGCTCGAACGGTCCGATAGGAAACGGCACGTACAACATGTATGGGGGCGATCCCAACATCAATACGGGCTTCTTTTATAGCTTCACCGGCTCGGGACAAGTTCCCATTCCCGAGCCCGGCACGATCGTCTTAGCGGGAATTGCCGCGGTCGGATTCTGTTTGCGGCGCAAACGACGAGCACCGCGTTCGAGTTAG
- a CDS encoding PEP-CTERM sorting domain-containing protein: MVRTLCTLALVVILSSTLSIALPRAKAVQYPYLDPTYTQQIYTGPLVGGPGMAWTSSGDLLTRNGSDILEYSPTQNAVHQGTAIHGSTATHTISGLANTGYGMTNGLDGYIYTVTGSGLERFNPSNWSAPAQLMPGSVGGAGYGVTTMPDGRIAYSDGSVASSVYIYDPVAQTNTLIYSGNSLIDGMVAGPLGNIAVTGQNNSTMTILTSTGAVVNSFGTPHFPDGLAFADSPSVSILYSNNNDGTITQYVLGPNFSGSPTITDIAGVSGAYGDLASVGPDCAFYVSQFDNGGYHGSVAGIGTHWDNGVTNNEPSIIRIGGGVMPDGTTMCQFYSPLAHVPEPGTFGLLAMGMIAVGIAGYRRRRSR; the protein is encoded by the coding sequence ATGGTCCGGACTCTATGCACGCTTGCGCTTGTGGTGATCCTTTCCAGCACGTTGTCGATCGCACTGCCGCGGGCCAAAGCCGTTCAATATCCCTATCTCGATCCCACCTACACGCAGCAGATTTACACCGGACCGCTGGTAGGCGGACCTGGTATGGCCTGGACGAGTAGCGGCGACCTGTTGACGCGTAACGGTTCGGACATTCTCGAATACAGCCCCACGCAAAACGCCGTCCATCAAGGCACCGCCATTCATGGTTCGACCGCAACGCATACCATCAGCGGTTTGGCCAACACCGGGTACGGCATGACGAATGGTTTGGACGGCTACATCTATACGGTCACGGGGTCTGGCCTCGAGCGTTTCAATCCGTCGAACTGGTCGGCCCCTGCGCAACTGATGCCAGGATCCGTGGGTGGCGCCGGCTATGGCGTTACGACAATGCCCGACGGACGCATCGCTTATTCCGACGGCAGTGTCGCAAGTAGCGTCTATATCTACGATCCCGTCGCCCAGACGAATACGCTGATTTACTCCGGCAACTCTTTGATCGATGGCATGGTCGCTGGACCGCTTGGCAATATCGCGGTCACGGGTCAGAACAACAGCACCATGACGATTCTCACCAGCACTGGCGCGGTGGTAAACAGCTTCGGCACGCCCCACTTTCCTGATGGCTTGGCCTTTGCGGACAGCCCGTCGGTGAGCATCCTCTACAGCAACAATAACGATGGCACGATCACGCAGTACGTGCTGGGTCCTAACTTCTCGGGTTCGCCTACGATTACCGACATTGCAGGGGTCAGCGGCGCCTATGGTGACCTGGCATCGGTGGGACCGGATTGCGCGTTCTATGTCAGCCAGTTCGACAACGGCGGCTATCACGGCTCGGTGGCGGGTATCGGCACCCACTGGGACAACGGGGTAACGAACAACGAGCCGTCGATCATTCGCATCGGCGGGGGTGTGATGCCGGATGGCACGACCATGTGTCAGTTCTATTCACCTCTTGCCCATGTTCCCGAGCCGGGCACCTTCGGCCTGCTGGCGATGGGTATGATTGCGGTGGGGATTGCCGGTTACAGGCGCCGACGAAGCCGCTGA
- a CDS encoding polysaccharide biosynthesis/export family protein, translating to MRNAPQHVVILTMALVASKGAVSGEWMFRNISDAVFAGPGYTPAVLDVDTLLSAPRLSLLRRARPPYLIEPPDVLSIEVHRFSRDDVVVDQAGQSANELLRGEFRVGPDGTIDLAHYGKVRVTGLTVRRAQEVVCEHIRDFERLPESSAPEVSLDVFAYNSKVYYVVIEGADLGDQIQRIPIAGNETVLDALAQVRGLKHRAKVVWVARPASVHGARKAEVLHVDVNAIVHRGDQSTNWPIFPGDRVFVTPANVSLLRDSPTRFTREN from the coding sequence ATGCGCAATGCACCGCAGCATGTCGTGATTCTGACAATGGCCCTCGTTGCCTCAAAAGGGGCCGTGTCCGGCGAGTGGATGTTTCGCAATATATCCGACGCTGTCTTTGCGGGCCCCGGTTATACGCCGGCGGTGCTGGACGTCGACACGCTACTCAGCGCGCCGCGATTGTCGCTGCTGAGAAGAGCGCGGCCGCCGTATTTGATCGAGCCTCCTGACGTTCTGTCGATCGAAGTTCATCGTTTTTCGAGAGATGACGTTGTCGTCGATCAGGCGGGGCAATCGGCTAACGAGTTACTTCGCGGCGAGTTTCGGGTCGGGCCTGACGGGACGATCGACCTCGCGCATTATGGCAAGGTGAGAGTTACCGGGCTGACCGTCCGTAGGGCGCAGGAAGTGGTTTGCGAGCATATTCGCGATTTTGAGAGACTCCCGGAAAGCTCGGCACCAGAAGTCTCGCTCGATGTATTCGCCTACAACAGCAAAGTCTACTACGTGGTCATCGAAGGAGCCGACCTGGGGGACCAGATCCAACGGATCCCGATCGCCGGCAACGAGACGGTGCTGGATGCGCTTGCGCAGGTCCGCGGATTAAAGCATCGCGCCAAAGTTGTCTGGGTGGCTCGTCCTGCCTCGGTTCATGGGGCTCGAAAGGCGGAGGTTCTTCACGTCGACGTGAACGCTATTGTTCATCGCGGCGACCAGTCGACCAACTGGCCGATTTTTCCGGGCGACCGGGTGTTTGTCACGCCTGCGAACGTGTCGCTGCTGCGCGATTCCCCGACAAGATTTACTCGCGAGAATTGA
- a CDS encoding leucine-rich repeat domain-containing protein, which yields MKILEFVRRVRSFSLRAMLLVVTLAAIVLAWLAYERAESARQMKIARQLEADGLGVGSFGRFIDPTSNPQAAPLWRRALSQLCGQRVRLITTKGQPAPVDLRPLAQLPDIMGLELHAPNVADLSPLANLTQLKFVLMFRTQVTDLRPLAGLPAIELLALNHSPVADLAPLAALKNLKVLTLSYTNVRDLRPLAKLGNLEELMLFKTSVDDLSPLAGLGKLKSLSLGRTQVSDITPLSGLVQLSQLGLEETQVRDIAALGTLTNLAQLSLENNAVVDISSLTRLGQLQNVLLDGTLIDDPSPLFSLPALKELSVARTRLSSRQVAKLRQALPQCKVDASTFTTATSYGPTP from the coding sequence ATGAAGATTCTTGAATTCGTTCGCCGAGTGCGCTCGTTCAGCCTGCGGGCGATGTTACTGGTCGTCACGCTCGCGGCGATCGTCCTGGCTTGGCTCGCTTACGAGCGCGCTGAATCCGCACGCCAGATGAAAATTGCCCGGCAACTGGAAGCCGACGGGTTGGGCGTCGGTTCCTTCGGGCGGTTTATCGACCCGACATCGAATCCTCAGGCTGCGCCGCTGTGGCGCCGGGCGTTGTCCCAACTGTGCGGGCAGCGCGTGCGGCTGATTACGACCAAAGGCCAGCCGGCGCCGGTCGACCTTCGGCCGCTGGCACAGCTTCCCGATATTATGGGACTTGAGTTGCACGCCCCGAACGTGGCGGACCTGTCGCCGCTAGCGAACCTGACGCAACTGAAGTTCGTGCTGATGTTCAGGACGCAAGTCACGGACCTGCGACCGCTCGCCGGTCTGCCGGCGATCGAGCTTTTGGCATTGAATCATTCGCCGGTCGCGGACCTCGCACCATTAGCCGCGTTAAAGAACTTGAAGGTTCTCACGTTGTCGTACACGAACGTGCGCGACTTACGGCCGCTCGCGAAGCTTGGGAACCTCGAAGAGCTGATGCTCTTCAAAACGTCGGTCGACGACCTGTCACCCCTTGCCGGTCTCGGTAAGTTGAAATCCTTGTCGCTCGGCCGAACGCAGGTCAGCGACATCACTCCCCTGTCGGGCTTGGTTCAGCTTTCCCAACTGGGGCTCGAAGAGACGCAGGTACGCGACATTGCAGCGCTCGGCACACTCACGAACCTCGCGCAGTTATCGCTCGAGAATAATGCGGTTGTTGACATTTCTTCCCTGACAAGGCTTGGCCAATTACAAAACGTTCTGCTCGACGGCACGTTGATCGACGATCCATCGCCGCTATTCTCGCTGCCTGCTCTGAAAGAGCTGAGCGTCGCGCGAACCAGACTCAGCAGTCGGCAGGTTGCCAAGCTGCGACAAGCGTTGCCGCAATGCAAAGTCGACGCGAGCACGTTCACCACGGCGACCAGCTACGGCCCTACGCCGTAG